A section of the Vibrio vulnificus CMCP6 genome encodes:
- the aroB gene encoding 3-dehydroquinate synthase yields the protein MERITVNLAERSYPITIGAGLFEDSAHLSSLTAGQKVVVITNVTVAPLYADKILSLLQSLGCQASLLELPDGEQYKSLDTFNQVMSFLLEGSFARDVVVIALGGGVIGDLVGFSAACYQRGVDFIQIPTTLLSQVDSSVGGKTAVNHPLGKNMIGAFYQPKSVIIDTNCLKTLPEREFAAGIAEVIKYGIIYDAEFFTWLDEHLDALYSLDEQALTYAIARCCEIKAEVVAQDEKESGIRALLNLGHTFGHAIEAELGYGNWLHGEAVAAGTVMAARTAQLQGMIDQQQFDKIFSILSRAKLPVHTPESMTFDDFMTHMMRDKKVLSGKLRLVLPSSIGTAEVVADVPQEVIRQAIEDCRTIN from the coding sequence ATGGAACGGATTACGGTCAATTTAGCTGAACGTAGCTACCCAATCACAATAGGCGCCGGGTTGTTTGAAGATTCGGCGCACCTATCTTCTCTCACTGCTGGGCAGAAAGTGGTCGTGATTACCAATGTCACGGTAGCCCCTCTCTATGCGGATAAAATTCTTTCTTTATTGCAATCTTTAGGTTGTCAGGCCTCGTTGCTTGAACTGCCTGATGGAGAGCAATACAAGAGTTTAGATACCTTTAACCAAGTAATGAGCTTTCTTCTCGAGGGAAGCTTTGCCCGTGATGTCGTGGTTATCGCACTAGGTGGTGGTGTAATTGGTGATTTAGTCGGTTTTTCTGCCGCTTGTTATCAACGTGGTGTGGATTTTATTCAAATTCCAACCACGCTGTTATCCCAAGTGGACTCTTCTGTTGGTGGAAAAACGGCAGTTAACCATCCACTAGGCAAAAACATGATTGGTGCATTCTATCAGCCGAAATCGGTGATTATTGATACCAACTGTTTGAAAACTCTTCCTGAACGAGAGTTTGCTGCGGGTATTGCTGAAGTGATTAAATATGGCATCATTTATGACGCTGAGTTTTTCACTTGGCTCGATGAGCATCTTGATGCGCTGTATTCATTAGATGAACAAGCATTAACTTACGCCATCGCACGCTGTTGCGAAATTAAAGCAGAAGTGGTGGCGCAAGATGAAAAAGAGTCAGGCATTCGCGCTTTATTGAACTTGGGCCATACGTTTGGACACGCGATCGAAGCTGAGCTCGGCTACGGCAACTGGTTACACGGTGAAGCCGTTGCTGCGGGTACTGTCATGGCGGCACGCACCGCACAGTTACAGGGTATGATCGATCAGCAGCAATTTGATAAGATTTTCTCTATACTTAGCAGAGCTAAGCTGCCAGTACATACACCAGAAAGTATGACGTTTGACGATTTCATGACTCATATGATGCGCGATAAGAAAGTGCTATCAGGGAAACTGAGATTAGTCTTACCAAGCAGTATTGGTACCGCTGAGGTCGTGGCTGATGTTCCTCAAGAGGTCATTCGTCAAGCCATTGAAGATTGTCGCACAATCAATTAA
- a CDS encoding PilN domain-containing protein, whose translation MQHKINLLPWREHKREEHKRRFVSLVALGALIAVGIQWGIGQYFSYQQRLQQERLDYLTHYIAQLDQRIQAMNIAKEEHSQILARLKVVESLQAERNKTTAFMNLMTELIPEGVYVDKIKMNTNDVELAGISDSTARLATMLDNLERSTFLKEVEMHSIVHDKKRFGKSFQTFTVSFVFDEHADSANTLAKEGNHG comes from the coding sequence ATGCAGCATAAGATCAACCTGTTACCTTGGCGTGAACACAAGCGTGAGGAGCATAAACGTCGTTTTGTCAGTCTGGTCGCATTAGGTGCCCTGATCGCGGTCGGTATTCAGTGGGGCATTGGCCAGTACTTTTCATACCAACAACGTTTGCAGCAAGAGCGTCTCGATTATCTTACCCACTATATCGCACAGTTGGATCAGCGTATCCAAGCGATGAACATTGCCAAGGAAGAGCATAGCCAGATCCTCGCTCGACTCAAGGTTGTCGAGTCGCTTCAAGCGGAACGCAACAAAACCACCGCATTTATGAACTTGATGACGGAACTGATCCCTGAGGGGGTGTATGTCGACAAGATCAAAATGAACACCAACGACGTTGAGTTGGCTGGCATAAGCGATAGTACCGCTCGACTCGCCACCATGTTGGATAATTTGGAACGTTCCACCTTTCTAAAAGAAGTGGAAATGCATTCGATTGTTCATGACAAGAAGCGTTTTGGTAAGAGCTTCCAGACGTTTACCGTCTCTTTTGTGTTTGATGAACATGCCGATTCTGCCAATACGTTGGCCAAGGAGGGGAATCATGGCTAG
- the aroK gene encoding shikimate kinase AroK: MAEKRNIFLVGPMGAGKSTIGRYLAQQLHMEFLDSDTVIEERTGADISWVFDVEGEEGFRKREEAVINDLTLEQGIVLATGGGSVKSRENRNRLSARGIVVYLETTIEKQLARTNRDKKRPLLQTDNPREVLESLAGERNPLYEEIADYTVRTDDQSAKVVANQIVKMLEES, from the coding sequence ATGGCTGAGAAACGTAATATTTTCCTTGTTGGCCCAATGGGCGCTGGCAAAAGCACAATTGGTCGATACCTAGCTCAACAACTCCACATGGAGTTTTTGGATTCTGATACTGTTATTGAAGAGCGCACAGGCGCTGACATCTCTTGGGTATTTGATGTTGAAGGTGAAGAGGGTTTCCGCAAACGTGAAGAAGCGGTTATCAACGATCTGACACTAGAGCAGGGTATCGTATTGGCAACGGGCGGTGGCTCGGTGAAAAGCCGCGAAAACCGCAATCGTCTTTCTGCACGTGGTATTGTGGTATACCTAGAAACGACTATCGAGAAACAGCTAGCTCGTACTAACCGTGACAAAAAACGTCCGTTACTACAAACGGATAATCCACGTGAAGTACTAGAATCACTGGCTGGTGAGCGTAACCCTCTTTACGAAGAGATCGCGGATTACACCGTTCGCACTGACGATCAAAGTGCAAAAGTGGTAGCCAACCAGATCGTAAAAATGCTAGAAGAAAGCTAA
- a CDS encoding type 4a pilus biogenesis protein PilO gives MASWQDLDIDEITDWPILPQAAVVVLLMLIIQGFGYWFYLKPETEVLQRMVTEEQTLKISARIKATKVAALPQLQSQLDELTQRYEFLLKQLPVQKELATMLASVNELGIQSKLTFTRIDWGEKQTKDFLYQLPLNIELTGDYHDIGEFSEAIARLPRIISFTDVTWHRVSMESSTLHFRVKANTYQFKSEAVHEK, from the coding sequence ATGGCTAGTTGGCAAGATCTCGATATTGATGAAATCACAGATTGGCCGATTTTACCGCAGGCGGCGGTTGTCGTGTTGCTGATGTTGATCATTCAAGGTTTTGGTTATTGGTTCTATCTCAAGCCGGAAACGGAAGTGTTGCAAAGGATGGTCACAGAAGAGCAAACGCTGAAAATCTCGGCTCGAATTAAGGCGACCAAAGTGGCTGCCTTGCCGCAACTTCAATCGCAACTTGATGAACTGACTCAGCGCTATGAATTCTTACTTAAGCAACTGCCCGTGCAGAAGGAGTTGGCGACAATGTTGGCGTCGGTCAATGAACTCGGCATTCAAAGTAAGCTCACGTTTACACGTATCGATTGGGGGGAAAAGCAAACCAAGGATTTCCTTTACCAACTGCCTTTGAATATTGAGTTAACCGGGGATTATCACGATATCGGTGAATTTTCTGAAGCGATTGCCCGCTTGCCTCGCATTATCAGTTTTACCGATGTGACTTGGCATCGAGTGAGTATGGAAAGCAGCACCTTGCACTTCCGAGTAAAAGCGAACACCTATCAGTTCAAGTCGGAGGCTGTCCATGAGAAGTAG
- a CDS encoding pilus assembly protein PilP has product MRSSLSLVAVLVLLSGCRANTEPMEGFIRQVESEARQEMAKLQPEREYIPIDYLARENRRPFELPKEAVIASQPVVKKDCWQPPSRAKNGKLERYPLSQLRLKGVMGSGNTIAGLVQTPQGKVEKVHPGQFIGQNNGKVTVVTPSYILINETLPDGLGCWQQRKVRLALR; this is encoded by the coding sequence ATGAGAAGTAGTTTATCGCTCGTCGCTGTGCTGGTCTTGCTATCGGGTTGTCGAGCGAATACCGAACCGATGGAAGGTTTTATCCGCCAAGTTGAATCGGAAGCACGTCAAGAAATGGCCAAGTTACAGCCAGAGCGCGAGTACATCCCGATTGATTACTTAGCTCGAGAAAATCGCCGTCCTTTTGAATTACCTAAGGAAGCCGTGATTGCCTCTCAACCTGTCGTTAAGAAAGACTGCTGGCAGCCACCTTCACGGGCTAAAAATGGCAAGTTGGAGCGTTATCCACTTAGCCAATTGCGTCTGAAAGGGGTGATGGGGAGTGGCAATACCATTGCCGGTCTCGTACAGACTCCACAAGGCAAAGTGGAGAAAGTTCACCCAGGGCAATTTATCGGCCAGAACAATGGCAAAGTGACCGTAGTAACGCCGTCTTACATATTGATCAATGAAACCCTTCCTGATGGTTTAGGTTGCTGGCAGCAACGTAAAGTCAGACTGGCATTGAGATAG
- a CDS encoding AAA family ATPase — protein MSRALPNVLELDSQTELLERLELLTNFGSNLITINGAKGFGKSWLAQRYLEQYAQEKNQCLVLCHPSQDESQHRTLILSQLVSEPLFNPHDALIESAERLFADQACDFAIVIDDAHLLSEALVSELWMWVLEAQANPQWTVNVLMFSESGQLESLLTRLGYGQEHKPVDLDIERLSETEAMRFFENLVVRYIDEANEKKVRAAFKKVDPIPGAIMALGDLKVEKRIIIRSIVASPVNIVLTVLILLLLAAAGYWWMFSQPTADEKAQEISRTLEQTVIPTLEPTAETQVIDAEQKTELARQQAEALSLQGAQDDTDALPPAVKEMTTSVGISDQDQQRVVIESDVVDALLENKPQQADTSKMDALVAANTQTTPVIEADAPEKINQTPEQDQAPAVVRFSFAREELKALSPRGYTLQLAAMTSLQDVQAFLDKHQLQNQVRIYPTLRNDTEWYIVTYRDYPTIQMARDAVNELPKSLQSLGPWAKSLSQVHREIDRVK, from the coding sequence ATGAGCCGTGCTTTGCCTAATGTACTTGAACTGGATTCTCAAACCGAGCTTTTAGAACGTCTTGAGTTATTGACTAATTTTGGCTCCAACCTTATCACTATTAATGGTGCTAAAGGATTTGGTAAGTCTTGGTTAGCGCAACGTTATCTTGAGCAGTATGCGCAGGAAAAAAATCAATGTTTAGTTCTGTGCCATCCTAGTCAAGATGAAAGCCAGCATCGCACGCTTATTCTTAGCCAGCTTGTCAGTGAGCCGTTGTTTAATCCGCACGATGCTTTGATTGAAAGTGCGGAGCGCCTTTTTGCTGATCAAGCTTGTGACTTTGCCATTGTTATTGATGATGCTCATCTGTTAAGTGAGGCGCTTGTCTCAGAGCTATGGATGTGGGTGCTGGAAGCTCAGGCTAACCCTCAATGGACCGTCAACGTCTTGATGTTTAGCGAATCAGGTCAATTAGAGTCACTGTTGACGCGCTTAGGCTACGGGCAGGAGCATAAACCAGTCGACCTTGACATTGAAAGGCTGAGTGAAACGGAAGCGATGCGCTTTTTTGAAAACCTGGTGGTTCGTTACATCGACGAAGCCAATGAGAAAAAAGTGCGTGCCGCATTTAAGAAAGTAGACCCGATTCCAGGGGCAATTATGGCTTTAGGAGATCTCAAGGTGGAAAAAAGGATCATTATCCGCTCGATAGTGGCATCACCGGTAAATATCGTGCTCACCGTACTGATATTATTGCTGCTCGCCGCGGCAGGCTATTGGTGGATGTTCAGCCAACCAACTGCCGATGAGAAAGCGCAAGAGATTTCACGAACGCTGGAACAAACAGTGATTCCCACTTTAGAGCCCACTGCCGAAACCCAGGTGATAGATGCCGAGCAAAAAACAGAGCTGGCTCGACAGCAAGCCGAGGCATTGTCTTTACAAGGTGCACAAGATGATACCGACGCACTCCCCCCAGCGGTGAAAGAGATGACCACTAGCGTTGGCATTAGCGATCAAGATCAGCAACGTGTTGTGATTGAGTCAGATGTCGTGGACGCATTGTTGGAAAATAAGCCTCAGCAGGCTGATACCAGTAAGATGGATGCCTTGGTGGCCGCGAACACGCAAACGACCCCTGTAATCGAAGCGGATGCGCCAGAAAAAATCAACCAAACGCCAGAACAGGATCAAGCGCCTGCTGTTGTGCGTTTTTCCTTTGCTCGTGAAGAGTTGAAAGCGTTGTCACCAAGAGGTTACACATTGCAACTGGCGGCGATGACGTCGTTGCAAGATGTTCAAGCCTTTTTAGATAAACACCAGTTGCAGAATCAAGTCCGTATTTATCCGACGCTGAGAAACGACACGGAGTGGTACATCGTGACCTACCGCGATTATCCCACTATTCAAATGGCTCGAGATGCGGTGAATGAACTGCCGAAATCTCTCCAGTCGCTTGGCCCATGGGCAAAATCGCTCAGTCAGGTACACCGAGAGATAGACCGAGTGAAATAA
- a CDS encoding penicillin-binding protein 1A, translated as MKFIKRLLIFALICIILGVTTIFGFYQYVKPELPDVATLKNVELQTPMQVFSQDGKLIAQFGEKRRIPVTYDQIPQSLIHALIATEDSRFYDHYGIDPIGITRAALVVAMSGSAKQGASTITQQLARNFFLSNEKKLMRKVKEIFIAIHIEQLLSKQEIMELYVNKIFLGYRSYGFGAAARVYFGKDLQDLSLSEIATLAGMPKAPSTLNPIYSLERATNRRNVVLMRMLDEKYITQEEYDAARAETLISQFHGAEIEVSAPYVAELARAWMVQEYGEEKAYTSGMNVYMTIDSKLQAAANKAAIDNLLAYDERHGYRGEESVLWKAGEAAWDEAKMDDHLSNQPTYGELIPAIVTKVESKNATIWVKREQSQTIAWSGMNWARKFITDERQGSAPNSAKDILAPGEQIWVRKVVTTDDKGESQESWHLSQVPNANTAFIAMNPDNGAVLSLVGGFNFVHNKFNRATMSVRQVGSSIKPFIYSAAIDNGMTLATLINDAPINKWDESQGTAWRPKNSPPTYIGPTRLRIGLATSKNVMAVRTLREVGLDETREYLTRFGFELDQLPRSETIALGAGSLTPMKMAQGFSVFANGGYYVEPYYISHIEDPYGNVVFESQPQTICQQDCPVATQTIVENENGESTESTQPFAKQVISEQNAFIMREMMYSNIWGGGNWREGTGWNGTGWRAQTLGRRDIGGKTGTTNDSKDAWYNGYGPGVVAISWVGFDDHSRTLGKTTTNANLDGKQTSGAESGAKTALPAWIDFMKLALEGVPEHEKVLPANIVRVRIDRETGLLTNKTDDSAMFEYFIKGTEPTEYVSSVEEESIYSSSSDEEALF; from the coding sequence GTGAAGTTCATAAAGCGTTTACTTATATTTGCATTAATTTGCATAATTCTTGGAGTCACAACAATTTTTGGCTTTTATCAGTACGTTAAGCCAGAACTGCCAGATGTGGCGACACTCAAAAATGTTGAGTTACAAACTCCGATGCAGGTGTTTAGCCAAGATGGGAAATTAATTGCGCAATTTGGTGAAAAGCGTCGCATTCCAGTGACCTACGACCAAATTCCTCAATCGCTGATCCACGCGCTGATCGCGACTGAAGATAGCCGTTTCTATGATCATTACGGTATCGACCCGATTGGTATTACCCGAGCGGCGTTAGTTGTCGCGATGTCAGGTTCCGCTAAACAGGGCGCAAGTACCATTACTCAGCAATTGGCACGTAACTTCTTCCTCTCGAATGAAAAGAAGTTAATGCGTAAAGTGAAAGAAATTTTTATCGCCATCCATATTGAGCAACTGCTGAGCAAGCAGGAGATCATGGAGCTTTACGTTAATAAAATTTTCCTTGGTTATCGCTCATACGGTTTTGGGGCGGCAGCTCGAGTCTATTTTGGCAAAGATTTGCAAGATCTCTCCTTAAGCGAGATTGCGACTTTGGCGGGTATGCCAAAAGCACCATCGACACTGAACCCTATCTATTCGCTAGAACGCGCAACCAATCGTCGTAACGTCGTCCTAATGCGCATGTTGGATGAAAAATACATCACCCAAGAAGAGTATGACGCAGCACGAGCGGAAACATTGATTTCTCAATTCCACGGCGCGGAGATCGAGGTCAGTGCTCCTTATGTGGCTGAGCTCGCGCGTGCATGGATGGTACAGGAGTACGGCGAAGAGAAAGCGTATACGTCCGGTATGAATGTCTACATGACCATCGACTCTAAGCTCCAAGCCGCAGCCAACAAAGCCGCGATTGACAACTTATTAGCCTACGATGAGCGTCACGGCTACCGTGGTGAAGAAAGTGTGCTGTGGAAAGCAGGCGAAGCCGCTTGGGATGAAGCGAAGATGGACGATCATCTGAGCAACCAACCGACTTACGGCGAATTGATTCCAGCGATTGTGACCAAGGTTGAAAGCAAAAACGCAACCATTTGGGTTAAACGTGAACAAAGCCAAACCATCGCATGGTCAGGCATGAACTGGGCGCGCAAGTTCATCACTGATGAACGTCAAGGCAGTGCACCAAACTCAGCCAAAGACATCTTAGCGCCGGGCGAGCAAATTTGGGTTCGCAAAGTAGTGACTACCGATGACAAAGGCGAAAGCCAGGAAAGCTGGCACTTAAGTCAAGTGCCTAACGCCAATACCGCCTTTATCGCCATGAACCCTGATAATGGCGCGGTACTTTCCCTCGTGGGTGGCTTTAACTTTGTTCACAACAAGTTTAACCGTGCCACCATGTCGGTTCGCCAAGTAGGTTCGAGTATCAAACCCTTTATTTACTCGGCGGCGATTGATAACGGCATGACTCTGGCCACGCTGATCAACGATGCACCAATCAACAAATGGGATGAGAGCCAAGGTACAGCATGGCGTCCTAAGAACTCTCCTCCGACTTACATTGGCCCAACCCGTTTACGTATTGGCTTAGCAACGTCGAAAAACGTCATGGCGGTTCGTACTCTGCGTGAAGTCGGGCTGGATGAAACGCGTGAATACCTCACTCGCTTTGGTTTTGAGCTCGACCAACTGCCACGTTCAGAAACCATTGCCTTGGGTGCAGGTAGCTTAACCCCAATGAAGATGGCACAGGGATTCTCGGTTTTTGCCAATGGGGGCTACTATGTAGAGCCTTATTACATCAGCCATATTGAAGATCCTTATGGCAATGTCGTGTTTGAGTCACAGCCACAAACCATCTGTCAGCAAGATTGCCCAGTGGCCACGCAAACCATTGTAGAGAATGAGAATGGTGAAAGCACCGAGAGCACTCAGCCATTTGCCAAGCAAGTGATCAGCGAACAGAATGCTTTTATCATGCGCGAAATGATGTACAGCAACATCTGGGGGGGTGGTAACTGGCGTGAAGGTACAGGTTGGAATGGCACAGGCTGGCGTGCACAAACGTTGGGTCGACGCGATATCGGCGGTAAAACCGGTACAACCAACGATTCCAAAGACGCTTGGTATAACGGTTATGGCCCGGGTGTGGTCGCGATTTCTTGGGTAGGTTTTGATGACCATAGTCGCACGCTCGGAAAAACCACCACTAACGCCAACTTAGATGGTAAACAAACCTCTGGGGCCGAATCTGGAGCGAAAACTGCATTGCCAGCGTGGATTGATTTTATGAAACTGGCTTTAGAAGGCGTGCCTGAACATGAAAAAGTGTTACCCGCGAATATAGTGCGTGTGCGCATCGATCGTGAAACCGGGCTATTAACCAACAAGACCGATGACAGCGCTATGTTTGAGTACTTCATTAAAGGGACAGAGCCGACTGAGTATGTTTCTAGCGTCGAGGAAGAAAGCATCTATTCCTCTTCCAGTGATGAAGAAGCGCTGTTCTAA
- the pilM gene encoding type IV pilus assembly protein PilM, which yields MGKPFVTGIDIGHRSLKAVILKPYGEHYALLGYKEIIIKDGIFSDNHTLNHQEIVNSLKELKKELPLFRYQVALAVPDSSVISKMLSIDAELDGREREFAILQAFAHQSPFPVDELSIDYVQLVEETSKTNHSYQVYATKKEVVESRVRVAEEVGLKPVLVDVHAHSLCNILTLAAERHPDKASYCLLDVGYDTSSLVMSRRNEPPLVKEFAYGVSHLNASIGDDLTSPDAHEKTDIFNKELTERVRRQLQLFQSMDSQSKVNGLWICGEGAITPLLSETLQRKLSLECEVLNPLALFEQKTAKRKRRIVDWHHFSVAAGLAIGGIQWLEDSHAA from the coding sequence ATGGGTAAGCCGTTCGTTACCGGAATTGATATTGGTCATCGTAGCCTCAAGGCTGTCATTCTGAAACCTTATGGAGAGCACTACGCCCTGTTAGGGTACAAAGAAATAATCATTAAAGACGGTATTTTCTCAGATAACCACACTCTGAATCATCAAGAAATTGTCAATAGCCTGAAAGAACTGAAGAAGGAACTGCCTCTTTTCCGTTATCAGGTGGCACTGGCGGTGCCTGATAGTTCAGTGATTAGTAAGATGTTATCGATCGATGCGGAGTTGGATGGTCGAGAGCGAGAATTCGCTATCCTTCAGGCGTTTGCACATCAGTCGCCATTTCCTGTCGATGAATTATCGATTGATTATGTCCAATTGGTCGAAGAAACCAGCAAAACGAATCATAGCTATCAAGTTTACGCCACCAAAAAAGAGGTGGTGGAAAGCCGTGTGCGTGTCGCAGAAGAAGTGGGACTGAAACCCGTGCTGGTAGATGTGCATGCGCATAGCCTGTGCAACATCTTAACGTTAGCGGCAGAGCGCCATCCAGATAAAGCTAGCTATTGCTTGTTGGATGTGGGTTATGACACCTCCTCTTTGGTGATGTCGCGTCGCAACGAACCGCCTTTAGTTAAAGAATTTGCCTATGGGGTGTCTCACCTCAATGCGTCGATAGGCGACGATCTGACTTCTCCTGATGCTCATGAGAAAACCGACATCTTTAATAAAGAACTGACAGAGCGAGTTCGTCGGCAATTGCAGCTGTTCCAATCTATGGATAGCCAAAGCAAAGTGAATGGCCTCTGGATCTGCGGTGAAGGCGCGATTACTCCGTTGTTGAGTGAAACGTTGCAGAGAAAGCTGAGTTTGGAGTGCGAAGTCCTTAATCCTCTGGCTCTGTTTGAGCAAAAAACGGCGAAAAGAAAGCGCCGTATTGTTGATTGGCACCATTTTTCGGTGGCAGCGGGATTAGCGATTGGTGGCATTCAGTGGCTGGAGGATAGCCATGCAGCATAA
- a CDS encoding type IV pilus secretin PilQ — MICELMMKNKIQLFPGMLSQFVCLLSVCIFTTFANAQSEAENALKSIDFRTNAAKDAIIIVELATPATVVDLKPVAEGLSIELINTSVKDEQLYLLDVKDFSTVVESIEVFREVSKTRLVANVSGEFRHDYRLSGRYLEVTISRIKSEQEAREQSVLEKEGKLISINFQDIPVRNVLQLIADYNGFNLVVSDSVTGNVTLRLDGVPWQQVLDIILQVKGLDKRVEGNVVLIAPQDELDLREKQQLEKERLAEELGSLKSEIIKVNFAKASDIAEMINGKESVSMLSERGSVAIDERTNSLLLRELPENIEVIREIINSLDIPVKQVQIEARIVTVNEGNLDELGVRWGFTSINGSTTVGGSIENNLATIGLYNAGSGSGSGDSGSGGSGSEGGSASIDDFLNVNLAATSANASSIAFQVAKLGSDLLLDLELSALQRESKAEIISSPRLITTNKKPAYIEQGTEIPYLESSSSGATTVSFKKAVLSLKVTPQITPDNRLVLDLSVTQDRPGEIVKTGTGEAVAIDTQRIGTQVLVNNGETVVLGGIFQHSITNTTDKVPLLGDLPLLGALFRRSYENVGKRELLIFVTPKVILQ, encoded by the coding sequence GTGATTTGTGAGTTGATGATGAAAAACAAAATCCAATTGTTTCCGGGAATGCTTTCCCAATTCGTCTGCCTGTTGTCTGTTTGCATCTTTACCACCTTTGCAAACGCACAATCTGAAGCAGAAAATGCGCTCAAGAGCATCGATTTCAGAACCAACGCTGCCAAAGATGCGATTATCATCGTTGAATTGGCAACGCCTGCAACGGTGGTGGATTTGAAACCGGTAGCGGAAGGATTGAGCATCGAGTTGATCAATACCTCGGTCAAAGATGAGCAGCTCTATCTGCTCGATGTCAAAGATTTCTCGACCGTGGTTGAAAGTATCGAAGTGTTCAGAGAAGTGTCCAAAACCCGTCTTGTTGCGAATGTTAGTGGTGAATTTCGTCACGACTATCGTCTGTCTGGACGCTATCTCGAGGTGACAATTTCTCGCATCAAATCGGAACAAGAAGCCCGTGAACAAAGTGTGTTGGAAAAAGAAGGCAAGTTGATTTCTATCAACTTCCAAGATATTCCAGTGCGTAATGTTTTGCAGCTTATCGCAGACTACAATGGCTTCAACCTCGTGGTGTCTGATTCCGTGACTGGTAATGTGACGTTGAGATTGGATGGCGTACCTTGGCAGCAAGTGCTCGATATCATTCTTCAAGTGAAAGGTTTAGATAAACGTGTTGAAGGCAATGTTGTGCTCATCGCTCCTCAAGATGAATTGGATTTGAGAGAGAAGCAGCAGCTTGAGAAAGAGCGTCTGGCGGAAGAGCTTGGCTCCCTCAAATCGGAAATCATCAAAGTCAACTTTGCCAAAGCGTCAGACATCGCTGAGATGATCAATGGCAAAGAGTCGGTCAGCATGCTGTCAGAGCGTGGTAGTGTGGCGATTGATGAACGGACAAACTCTCTTTTGTTGCGTGAGTTACCCGAAAACATCGAAGTGATTCGAGAAATTATCAATTCGTTGGATATCCCAGTCAAACAGGTACAAATTGAAGCGCGAATTGTTACGGTGAACGAAGGCAATCTTGATGAGCTTGGTGTACGTTGGGGTTTCACCTCCATCAACGGCAGCACAACTGTCGGTGGTTCAATCGAAAACAACCTTGCAACCATTGGTCTCTACAATGCAGGTAGTGGTAGTGGCAGTGGTGACTCAGGTAGCGGCGGCAGTGGCAGTGAAGGCGGTTCGGCCTCCATTGATGATTTCCTCAATGTCAATCTTGCTGCGACCTCTGCAAACGCCTCAAGTATTGCTTTCCAAGTGGCTAAATTGGGGTCGGATTTGTTGTTGGATCTCGAACTCTCTGCACTGCAACGCGAATCAAAAGCGGAAATTATTTCTAGCCCTCGTTTGATCACAACCAATAAGAAGCCTGCTTATATCGAGCAAGGTACGGAGATCCCTTATCTAGAGTCTTCCTCCAGTGGAGCTACCACGGTTTCATTTAAGAAAGCCGTGCTTAGCCTGAAAGTGACCCCACAGATCACGCCTGACAATCGTCTCGTGTTGGATTTAAGCGTTACACAAGATAGACCCGGCGAAATTGTCAAAACAGGCACTGGAGAAGCGGTTGCGATTGATACTCAGCGCATCGGTACACAAGTCTTGGTCAATAATGGTGAAACGGTAGTGTTAGGCGGTATCTTCCAACACAGTATTACCAATACCACGGACAAGGTTCCTCTGTTAGGCGATTTACCTTTATTGGGGGCGCTTTTCCGCCGTAGCTATGAAAACGTGGGTAAACGTGAATTGCTGATATTTGTCACACCTAAGGTTATCTTGCAGTAG